A part of Rhinatrema bivittatum chromosome 16, aRhiBiv1.1, whole genome shotgun sequence genomic DNA contains:
- the LRP10 gene encoding low-density lipoprotein receptor-related protein 10 translates to MTSPGRTMASRAAPCVLLLLCGSLGCARADVSFGEEACKGIPQVLTDTSGHISSPLTIHDYHFSRSCTWIIQAKIKELVSIRFDRFFIPCDSERLTIQAAGRKPVTLCGKQSPGPVQLPGGNISLVFSVSQNPSTGFQLSYFRHSPGCLSHQFQCWNDNCVPALWLCNGVDECTDGSDEAGCPLEASALSPPPPPPACNRTLDSFYGVLSSPAFGDDPSALHEGCECWWLLDPHDSSRLVLQFVTLELGYSDALRVYDESPGGRLLRGLDFLSNGQKITVESFGSKVAVFYRAGRGGSRGFNATYHVLGYCLPWDTPCGGGEGGCFTDAQRCDNSWDCEGGQDERGCGGCPGDHYPCGGGRGGGSSCYTLADRCNYQASCADGADERHCRTCQPGSFRCEDEHCIYESWVCDGQADCADGSDERSCGYQPPRKVVTAAVVGSLVCGLLLVVALGCTCKLYAIRTQEYSIFAPLSRTDAEFIQRQAPPSYGQLIAQGAIPPVEDFPTENAGDNSVLGNLRSLLQILRQDQARGLPARRRHRSRHLRRFLRRLRRWGLLPSATAATAVSSSPPEGGDGCGGGSTGREPTAASAESEGAEDGEGATGGSESAVAPEAPPLPRKVPLLSPHAGANANLMPRAEAGNPAPPGNECAPSSLGTVLSGVVQTLRGRFFSQRQEWGVRGDAEAPSQPRSGGEEDDDEVLLLPLAEGWAEMLPERPGMAGEWNTPSPANLSVNHDDDDDDDDAMLLPC, encoded by the exons ATGACGTCGCCAGGCCGCACCATGGCTTCCCGCGCAGCTCCCTGCGTGTTGCTGCTGCTCTGCG GCTCTCTTGGGTGTGCGCGGGCAGACGTCAGCTTTGGTGAGG AGGCCTGCAAAGGAATCCCACAGGTGCTGACAGACACCTCAGGGCACATCAGTAGCCCTCTGACCATCCACGATTATCATTTCTCCAGGAGCTGCACTTGGATCATTCAGGCCAAGATAAAAGAGTTGGTGTCCATCAG GTTCGACAGGTTCTTTATCCCATGTGACTCAGAGCGGCTGACAATCCAAGCAGCAGGGCGCAAGCCAGTTACCCTGTGTGGAAAGCAGAGCCCCGGACCTGTGCAACTGCCCGGGGGCAACATCAGCCTCGTGTTCTCTGTGAGCCAGAATCCCAGCACAGGATTCCAGCTCTCCTACTTCAGAC ATTCACCCGGTTGCCTTTCGCACCAGTTCCAGTGCTGGAACGATAACTGCGTGCCAGCTCTGTGGCTCTGCAACGGTGTGGATGAATGCACGGACGGCTCGGATGAGGCCGGATGCCCCCTGGAAGCGtctgccctctctcctccccctcccccgccggcttgcaacaggaccctggacagcttCTACGGTGTCCTGTCCTCGCCAGCGTTCGGCGATGACCCCTCGGCACTGCACGAAGGCTGCGAGTGTTggtggctcctggacccccatgACAGCAGCCGCCTGGTTCTGCAGTTTGTGACCCTGGAATTGGGCTACTCCGATGCCTTGCGGGTCTACGACGAATCCCCCGGGGGCCGGCTCCTGCGCGGCCTGGACTTCCTCAGCAACGGCCAGAAGATCACGGTGGAGTCCTTCGGCAGCAAGGTGGCGGTCTTCTACCGCGCCGGCAGAGGCGGCAGCCGTGGCTTCAACGCCACCTACCACGTGCTGGGCTACTGCCTGCCCTGGGACACGCCGTGCGGGGGCGGCGAGGGCGGCTGCTTCACGGACGCCCAGCGCTGCGACAACTCCTGGGACTGCGAGGGAGGGCAGGACGAGCGGGGCTGCGGCGGCTGCCCCGGCGACCACTACCCCTGCGGCGGGGGCCGCGGCGGGGGCAGCTCCTGCTACACGCTGGCGGACCGCTGCAACTACCAGGCCTCCTGCGCGGACGGCGCCGACGAGCGGCACTGCCGGACCTGCCAGCCGGGGAGCTTCCGCTGCGAGGACGAGCACTGCATCTACGAGAGCTGGGTGTGCGACGGGCAGGCCGACTGCGCGGACGGGAGCGACGAGAGGAGCTGCGGCTACCAGCCGCCCCGCAAGGTGGTGACCGCCGCCGTGGTGGGCAGCCTGGTGTGCGGGCTGCTGCTGGTGGTGGCTCTGGGGTGCACGTGCAAGCTGTACGCCATCCGGACCCAGGAGTACAG CATCTTTGCCCCGCTTTCCCGGACGGACGCGGAGTTCATCCAGCGGCAGGCCCCTCCCTCCTACGGTCAGCTGATCGCACAGGGCGCCATCCCGCCCGTGGAGGACTTCCCTACCGAGAACGCTGGCGAT aaTTCGGTGCTTGGGAATCTGCGCTCCCTGCTGCAAATACTGCGGCAGGACCAGGCCCGGGGACTCCCTGCTCGCCGACGACACCGGAGCCGCCACCTGCGCCGCTTTCTGCGCCGCCTTCGCAGATGGGGCCTGCTGCCCTCGGCCACGGCGGCAACTGCCGTGTCCAGCTCCCCGCCGGAGGGGGGGGACGGCTGCGGCGGCGGCAGCACGGGCCGGGAGCCCACAGCAGCCTCCGCGGAGTCCGAAGGGGCCGAGGATGGCGAGGGGGCCACGGGCGGCTCCGAGTCGGCCGTGGCCCCCGAGGCTCCGCCTCTTCCACGGAAAGTGCCACTGCTGTCCCCTCACGCCGGCGCCAACGCCAACCTCATGCCAAGAGCGGAAGCGGGGAACCCGGCGCCGCCTGGCAACGAATGCGCGCCGTCCTCCTTGGGGACGGTCTTGTCTGGCGTGGTGCAGACCCTGCGGGGCCGGTTCTTCTCGCAGCGCCAGGAGTGGGGGGTCCGTGGCGATGCGGAGGCCCCCTCGCAGCCTCGCTCGGGGGGGGAGGAGGACGATGACGAGGTACTGCTACTGCCGCTGGCAGAAGGCTGGGCAGAGATGCTCCCGGAAAGGCCGGGCATGGCCGGGGAATGGAATACGCCCTCCCCAGCAAACCTTTCTGTTAaccatgatgatgatgatgatgatgatgatgccatgcTTCTTCCCTGTTAA